Proteins from one Megalopta genalis isolate 19385.01 chromosome 1, iyMegGena1_principal, whole genome shotgun sequence genomic window:
- the Mondo gene encoding MLX interacting protein mondo isoform X5: protein MNNVIWRCWHMQFILKQNTLVCQFASPLDVDTHNKPEAVVLEGKYWKRKLAAVTAEYKKWRMFYRNKILGWTNKDGTEMMESMDVLDWGNGLGTTGNFGAGTGSTHGGTSGTPGGESMMVDEDYMELMTDTLFSTISSNQPLYFPDPREIARGASLADFIQPSLGPLQPNLDDFMDTLEPLQEFLNSKLPPVPEEDDMFRSSALNSNYPVLDLMAPMNQMNEMGQESAVKNGQTPQSTLSQNDQSNAIQNLQYAAKIYTQSEQTNAFRNNISLSETYNAMQPSYEPSPPSQPVREKSRPSRNSSRSNRVMQQPQQQQQQQQQQQNAYQRSAQQQQQQNAGYQQASQQPFAMEIQAVQLTTVQNQVQMPPMNDQSVHANQISSIGGHVQNLVTVQQNFGGTNSSVPTQHRTIRPLPPVAPMSTKPYKVVQPQQCYKFSGLPQNFNAQQCKFNANNFKTHPAQQVVSVTSEQPSQSPIVLQCRPSGLDLTTPNVQPAKLLPQPTITNSEKEEIFAVPKYQMKARSRSRSSSSLTAPRMHPPPLVSAASDPALNLNNNVLLAQLLTNNTSGIYTMNSPADNIMPRLNQTATTMKHILPMLPPSASPTQVTTTHQITAPITVQTMQTATVQVQPQQQAMQQSTCSQQILLNTNTQSHQPQNSPGSPKDSSNAHSPQALSLSPLHSPMSIGSPLSPSRVYIKGETERGQYKEQRRVGHIHAEQKRRYNIKNGFDMLHSLIPQLSQNPNPKLSKAAMLQKGADYIRQLKAERNQLKDEMDSLRHQIECLNTSISNCQSMLPATGAPISRHRTSKMKEMFDEYVRTRTRENWKFWIFSILLEPLMISFNTSVSTASIEDLYRSTILWVEQHCSLVDLRPAVLNSLRYLCTATDILSDPGRLPEEALAAVNRTERRRSTQ, encoded by the exons TTATACTGAAGCAGAATACGTTGGTGTGCCAGTTCGCGTCCCCGTTGGATGTTGACACGCATAATAAACCCGAG GCGGTGGTCTTAGAGGGCAAATACTGGAAGCGGAAACTTGCTGCGGTTACTGCGGAATACAAGAAATGGCGAATGTTCTACCGCAACAAGATCCTTGGCTGGACGAACAAGGATGGCACCGAGATG ATGGAATCGATGGACGTGTTAGACTGGGGCAACGGATTAGGAACCACCGGGAACTTCGGAGCGGGTACTGGGAGCACACACGGAGGGACCAGTGGCACTCCAGGAGGCGAGAGTATGATGGTTGACGAGGATTACATGGAGCTGATGACCGATACGTTATTTTCGACGATCAGTTCGAACCAACCGCTGTACTTTCCCGACCCGAGAGAGATTG CGCGCGGAGCTAGTCTGGCAGATTTTATACAGCCCAGCCTGGGCCCGCTCCAGCCGAATTTAGACGACTTTATGGATACTCTGGAACCGTTGCAAG AATTTCTAAATTCGAAATTGCCTCCCGTGCCCGAGGAGGACGACATGTTTCGTAGCAGCGCGCTGAACTCGAACTACCCCGTTCTGGACTTGATGGCGCCGATGAATCAGATGAACGAGATGGGCCAAGAATCGGCGGTGAAGAACGGGCAGACTCCACAGTCGACGTTGTCGCAGAACGATCAATCGAACGCTATACAGAATCTTCAGTACGCGGCGAAGATATATACTCAGTCCGAGCAGACGAACGCCTTCAGGAACAATAT TAGTCTAAGCGAGACCTACAACGCCATGCAGCCGAGCTACGAGCCTTCTCCGCCGAGTCAGCCGGTCCGGGAGAAGAGTCGACCGAGTAGGAACTCCTCGAGAAGCAACCGAGTGATGCAACAGCctcagcagcagcaacagcaacaacagcaacaacagaaCGCGTACCAACGATCggcgcagcagcagcagcagcagaacGCGGGCTACCAGCAAGCGTCCCAGCAACCGTTCGCCATGGAGATCCAAGCGGTCCAATTGACGACGGTACAGAATCAGGTGCAGATGCCACCGATGAATGATCAGTcggtccatgcgaaccaaatatcGTCTATCGGCGGACACGTACAGAACTTGGTGACGGTGCAACAGAATTTCGGAGGAACGAATTCCTCGGTGCCTACGCAGCACAGAACCATCAGACCCCTGCCACCAGTTGCACCGATGTCCACCAAGCCGTACAAAGTCGTTCAACCGCAACAGTGCTACAAGTTCTCTGGTCTGCCACAGAACTTTAATGCGCAGCAATGTAAATTCAACGCCAATAACTTCAAG ACACACCCGGCGCAACAAGTCGTGTCCGTCACCTCGGAACAACCGTCGCAATCGCCGATAGTGTTGCAGTGCAGACCCTCGGGCCTGGATCTCACCACGCCGAATGTACAACCCGCGAAGCTGTTGCCGCAACCGACCATCACGAATTCGGAGAAGGAGGAGATCTTCGCTGTGCCCAAG TATCAGATGAAAGCGAGGAGTAGATCTCGAAGTAGCTCGTCGCTAACTGCACCGAGAATGCACCCGCCACCGTTAGTGTCCGCAGCAAGCGATCCCGctctaaatctaaataacaatGTATTGCTCGCACAGTTACTCACGAATA ACACATCTGGTATATACACAATGAATAGTCCGGCTGATAATATAATGCCGAGACTGAACCAAACAGCCACCACTATGAAACACATCTTACCCATGCTTCCACCTTCAGCTTCGCCCACGCAGGTGACGACCACCCACCAGATCACAGCGCCGATCACTGTCCAAACGATGCAAACCGCTACGGTGCAGGTGCAGCCGCAGCAGCAG GCGATGCAACAGTCTACTTGCAGCCAGCAAATCTTATTAAATACAAACACCCAATCGCACCAGCCACAAAATAGCCCCGGCTCGCCGAAGGATAGTTCGAACGCGCACAGCCCTCAGGCGTTGAGCCTCAGCCCTTTGCACAGTCCGATGAGTATAGGGAGCCCGTTGTCGCCTTCCCGGGTCTACATAAAGGGCGAGACGGAACGAGGACAGTATAAAGAACAGAGGAGGGTTGGTCACATTCATGCCGAACAGAAGCGTAGATACAACATTAAGAACGGGTTCGACATGCTGCACAGCCTGATACCGCAGCTCAGTCAAAATCCGAATCCGAAGCTGAGCAAGGCCGCCATGCTGCAGAAGGGGGCTGATTATATCAGGCAACTGAAGGCGGAACGGAATCAGTTGAAGGACGAGATGGATAGCTTAAGACATCAAATCGAGTGCCTTAATACGTCGATTAG TAATTGCCAATCTATGCTTCCTGCAACGGGTGCTCCGATTTCTAGACACAGAACTAGCAAAATGAAGGAGATGTTTGACGAGTACGTACGCACACGTACGCGAGAAAATTGGAAATTTTGGATT TTCAGTATATTGCTTGAGCCTTTAATGATTTCTTTCAATACTTCGGTATCAACGGCGAGTATCGAAGATCTATACAGAAGTACAATATTATGGGTTGAGCAGCATTGCTCGCTCGTCGATCTCAGACCAG CTGTTCTGAATTCCCTAAGGTATCTGTGTACTGCCACTGATATTCTATCAGACCCTGGTCGTCTGCCCGAAGAAGCACTCGCAGCAGTAAATCGTACAGAACGGCGACGATCCACTCAGTGA
- the Mondo gene encoding MLX interacting protein mondo isoform X6, with product MFYRNKILGWTNKDGTEMMESMDVLDWGNGLGTTGNFGAGTGSTHGGTSGTPGGESMMVDEDYMELMTDTLFSTISSNQPLYFPDPREIARGASLADFIQPSLGPLQPNLDDFMDTLEPLQEFLNSKLPPVPEEDDMFRSSALNSNYPVLDLMAPMNQMNEMGQESAVKNGQTPQSTLSQNDQSNAIQNLQYAAKIYTQSEQTNAFRNNISLSETYNAMQPSYEPSPPSQPVREKSRPSRNSSRSNRVMQQPQQQQQQQQQQQNAYQRSAQQQQQQNAGYQQASQQPFAMEIQAVQLTTVQNQVQMPPMNDQSVHANQISSIGGHVQNLVTVQQNFGGTNSSVPTQHRTIRPLPPVAPMSTKPYKVVQPQQCYKFSGLPQNFNAQQCKFNANNFKTHPAQQVVSVTSEQPSQSPIVLQCRPSGLDLTTPNVQPAKLLPQPTITNSEKEEIFAVPKYQMKARSRSRSSSSLTAPRMHPPPLVSAASDPALNLNNNVLLAQLLTNNTSGIYTMNSPADNIMPRLNQTATTMKHILPMLPPSASPTQVTTTHQITAPITVQTMQTATVQVQPQQQAMQQSTCSQQILLNTNTQSHQPQNSPGSPKDSSNAHSPQALSLSPLHSPMSIGSPLSPSRVYIKGETERGQYKEQRRVGHIHAEQKRRYNIKNGFDMLHSLIPQLSQNPNPKLSKAAMLQKGADYIRQLKAERNQLKDEMDSLRHQIECLNTSISNCQSMLPATGAPISRHRTSKMKEMFDEYVRTRTRENWKFWIFSILLEPLMISFNTSVSTASIEDLYRSTILWVEQHCSLVDLRPAVLNSLRYLCTATDILSDPGRLPEEALAAVNRTERRRSTQ from the exons ATGTTCTACCGCAACAAGATCCTTGGCTGGACGAACAAGGATGGCACCGAGATG ATGGAATCGATGGACGTGTTAGACTGGGGCAACGGATTAGGAACCACCGGGAACTTCGGAGCGGGTACTGGGAGCACACACGGAGGGACCAGTGGCACTCCAGGAGGCGAGAGTATGATGGTTGACGAGGATTACATGGAGCTGATGACCGATACGTTATTTTCGACGATCAGTTCGAACCAACCGCTGTACTTTCCCGACCCGAGAGAGATTG CGCGCGGAGCTAGTCTGGCAGATTTTATACAGCCCAGCCTGGGCCCGCTCCAGCCGAATTTAGACGACTTTATGGATACTCTGGAACCGTTGCAAG AATTTCTAAATTCGAAATTGCCTCCCGTGCCCGAGGAGGACGACATGTTTCGTAGCAGCGCGCTGAACTCGAACTACCCCGTTCTGGACTTGATGGCGCCGATGAATCAGATGAACGAGATGGGCCAAGAATCGGCGGTGAAGAACGGGCAGACTCCACAGTCGACGTTGTCGCAGAACGATCAATCGAACGCTATACAGAATCTTCAGTACGCGGCGAAGATATATACTCAGTCCGAGCAGACGAACGCCTTCAGGAACAATAT TAGTCTAAGCGAGACCTACAACGCCATGCAGCCGAGCTACGAGCCTTCTCCGCCGAGTCAGCCGGTCCGGGAGAAGAGTCGACCGAGTAGGAACTCCTCGAGAAGCAACCGAGTGATGCAACAGCctcagcagcagcaacagcaacaacagcaacaacagaaCGCGTACCAACGATCggcgcagcagcagcagcagcagaacGCGGGCTACCAGCAAGCGTCCCAGCAACCGTTCGCCATGGAGATCCAAGCGGTCCAATTGACGACGGTACAGAATCAGGTGCAGATGCCACCGATGAATGATCAGTcggtccatgcgaaccaaatatcGTCTATCGGCGGACACGTACAGAACTTGGTGACGGTGCAACAGAATTTCGGAGGAACGAATTCCTCGGTGCCTACGCAGCACAGAACCATCAGACCCCTGCCACCAGTTGCACCGATGTCCACCAAGCCGTACAAAGTCGTTCAACCGCAACAGTGCTACAAGTTCTCTGGTCTGCCACAGAACTTTAATGCGCAGCAATGTAAATTCAACGCCAATAACTTCAAG ACACACCCGGCGCAACAAGTCGTGTCCGTCACCTCGGAACAACCGTCGCAATCGCCGATAGTGTTGCAGTGCAGACCCTCGGGCCTGGATCTCACCACGCCGAATGTACAACCCGCGAAGCTGTTGCCGCAACCGACCATCACGAATTCGGAGAAGGAGGAGATCTTCGCTGTGCCCAAG TATCAGATGAAAGCGAGGAGTAGATCTCGAAGTAGCTCGTCGCTAACTGCACCGAGAATGCACCCGCCACCGTTAGTGTCCGCAGCAAGCGATCCCGctctaaatctaaataacaatGTATTGCTCGCACAGTTACTCACGAATA ACACATCTGGTATATACACAATGAATAGTCCGGCTGATAATATAATGCCGAGACTGAACCAAACAGCCACCACTATGAAACACATCTTACCCATGCTTCCACCTTCAGCTTCGCCCACGCAGGTGACGACCACCCACCAGATCACAGCGCCGATCACTGTCCAAACGATGCAAACCGCTACGGTGCAGGTGCAGCCGCAGCAGCAG GCGATGCAACAGTCTACTTGCAGCCAGCAAATCTTATTAAATACAAACACCCAATCGCACCAGCCACAAAATAGCCCCGGCTCGCCGAAGGATAGTTCGAACGCGCACAGCCCTCAGGCGTTGAGCCTCAGCCCTTTGCACAGTCCGATGAGTATAGGGAGCCCGTTGTCGCCTTCCCGGGTCTACATAAAGGGCGAGACGGAACGAGGACAGTATAAAGAACAGAGGAGGGTTGGTCACATTCATGCCGAACAGAAGCGTAGATACAACATTAAGAACGGGTTCGACATGCTGCACAGCCTGATACCGCAGCTCAGTCAAAATCCGAATCCGAAGCTGAGCAAGGCCGCCATGCTGCAGAAGGGGGCTGATTATATCAGGCAACTGAAGGCGGAACGGAATCAGTTGAAGGACGAGATGGATAGCTTAAGACATCAAATCGAGTGCCTTAATACGTCGATTAG TAATTGCCAATCTATGCTTCCTGCAACGGGTGCTCCGATTTCTAGACACAGAACTAGCAAAATGAAGGAGATGTTTGACGAGTACGTACGCACACGTACGCGAGAAAATTGGAAATTTTGGATT TTCAGTATATTGCTTGAGCCTTTAATGATTTCTTTCAATACTTCGGTATCAACGGCGAGTATCGAAGATCTATACAGAAGTACAATATTATGGGTTGAGCAGCATTGCTCGCTCGTCGATCTCAGACCAG CTGTTCTGAATTCCCTAAGGTATCTGTGTACTGCCACTGATATTCTATCAGACCCTGGTCGTCTGCCCGAAGAAGCACTCGCAGCAGTAAATCGTACAGAACGGCGACGATCCACTCAGTGA